One Armatimonadota bacterium DNA window includes the following coding sequences:
- a CDS encoding dTDP-4-dehydrorhamnose 3,5-epimerase family protein encodes MDTPRLLQGDVAVDDRGKVGFVNDFSFDGVKRFYMVSNHAARFVRAWHGHRREAKYVLAVQGAAVVGAVAIDNWEKPSPEAKVWRYVLSAQKPAVLYIPPGYANGFMSLTDDTTLLFFSTATLEESRHDDIRFPARYWDIWTVEER; translated from the coding sequence ATGGACACTCCACGACTGCTCCAGGGAGATGTGGCCGTCGATGACCGGGGAAAGGTCGGATTCGTAAACGACTTTTCCTTCGACGGCGTGAAGCGCTTTTACATGGTGAGCAACCACGCGGCCCGGTTCGTCCGCGCCTGGCACGGCCACCGGCGGGAGGCGAAGTACGTCCTGGCGGTGCAGGGTGCGGCGGTCGTCGGCGCGGTGGCGATCGACAACTGGGAAAAGCCCTCGCCCGAAGCGAAGGTCTGGCGCTACGTGCTCTCGGCGCAGAAGCCGGCCGTGCTCTACATCCCGCCGGGATATGCCAACGGCTTTATGTCGTTGACCGACGATACCACGCTGCTGTTCTTTTCCACGGCGACGCTGGAGGAGAGCCGTCACGACGACATCCGATTCCCGGCGCGGTACTGGGATATCTGGACGGTGGAGGAGCGGTAA
- a CDS encoding sugar nucleotide-binding protein produces the protein MTHVLVLGASGMLGSMVTDVLARAPDLAVTATVRDEGLRAAAQERLPSVEWLRFDAATWDPRRAPLPGQRPGSWVINCIGITKPLIRDDHPAEVLRALQINSLLPYALAEAVASAGGRMIQIATDCVFSGRRGAYTEADPHDPLDVYGKSKSLGEPHLPGVHHLRCSIIGPEPKDYKFLLEWFVRQPRGASVQGYRNHRWNGVTTLHFARVCLGVITSGLPLPPLHHLVPGGALTKAEMLHVFSEVYGRQDIAIREVDAKDVIDRTLATTDPATNAALWAQAGYVTPPTVPEMIRELGRFDYRLAGMVAVPQPTPS, from the coding sequence ATGACCCATGTGCTGGTTCTGGGGGCTTCGGGCATGCTGGGGTCGATGGTCACCGATGTGCTGGCGCGTGCGCCGGATCTGGCCGTGACCGCCACGGTGCGCGACGAGGGGCTGAGGGCGGCGGCGCAGGAGCGCCTGCCTTCGGTGGAATGGCTCCGGTTCGATGCGGCGACGTGGGATCCGCGCCGCGCGCCGCTGCCCGGGCAGCGGCCGGGAAGCTGGGTCATCAACTGTATCGGGATCACCAAGCCCCTGATCCGCGACGACCATCCGGCGGAGGTGCTGCGGGCCCTGCAGATCAACAGCCTCCTCCCGTATGCCCTTGCCGAAGCGGTGGCCTCGGCGGGAGGACGCATGATTCAGATCGCCACGGACTGCGTCTTCTCCGGCAGGCGCGGCGCCTACACCGAGGCGGACCCCCACGATCCGCTGGACGTCTACGGCAAGAGCAAGAGCCTGGGCGAGCCCCACCTGCCGGGTGTGCACCACCTGCGGTGCTCGATCATCGGGCCGGAACCGAAGGACTACAAGTTCCTGCTGGAGTGGTTCGTGCGCCAGCCGAGGGGCGCGAGCGTGCAGGGGTACCGGAACCACCGCTGGAACGGGGTGACGACCCTGCACTTCGCGCGGGTGTGCCTGGGAGTGATCACTTCAGGTCTTCCCCTCCCCCCGCTGCACCATCTCGTCCCCGGCGGCGCGCTGACCAAGGCCGAAATGCTGCACGTCTTTTCCGAAGTGTACGGCCGACAGGATATTGCCATCCGTGAAGTCGATGCGAAGGACGTGATCGACCGGACGCTGGCCACGACCGACCCCGCGACGAACGCAGCGCTGTGGGCGCAGGCGGGATATGTCACCCCTCCGACGGTGCCGGAGATGATCCGGGAACTGGGGCGTTTCGACTACCGGCTGGCCGGCATGGTGGCCGTCCCCCAGCCGACGCCGTCGTAG
- a CDS encoding UDP-N-acetylglucosamine 2-epimerase — translation MSGGLAVVLGIRPDVIRASLILEFLRERGVPYTFIWSGQHYSDNLKDVFFRQLRVPAPDIELGISAEHDAELVGRLVIALAPVLEWLRPEAAVFLGDTNTVMGCLAAAQLNIPVVHIEGCMRSYDWRMPEEKYRTIVDHLADVIYAYLEEYKRQGEREGLSPERIVVTGNPIVDVLSRYYFGRREHFEAVASPGFFQARGLRRHHYYLMTCHRRENVQDRAALARVLALAGAADAPVYFAASYRTQRMIKTFGLTLPETVILADPIGYEEFLTLMTNSRGVFTDSGTVVEEACILQVPSVQMRRSTERPQVYDVGACVKFDPGDAAGFSVEAVLDRLTRLRGKTWPNPFGDGRASERIVDDLAARLSSGRFAGHRPQDYPMDVSRAYRGDGL, via the coding sequence GTGTCCGGCGGACTGGCCGTCGTCCTGGGGATTCGGCCTGATGTCATCCGGGCCAGCCTCATCCTGGAGTTCCTGCGCGAGCGCGGCGTCCCGTACACCTTCATCTGGTCGGGACAGCACTACTCGGACAACCTGAAGGATGTCTTCTTCCGGCAGCTCCGTGTCCCCGCGCCCGATATCGAGCTCGGCATCTCCGCCGAGCACGACGCCGAGCTGGTGGGCCGTCTGGTGATCGCCCTTGCGCCGGTCCTTGAGTGGCTGCGCCCGGAGGCCGCGGTCTTCCTGGGCGACACCAACACCGTGATGGGGTGCCTGGCCGCGGCCCAGCTCAACATCCCGGTGGTGCACATCGAGGGGTGTATGCGTTCCTACGACTGGCGGATGCCGGAGGAGAAGTACCGGACCATCGTGGACCATCTGGCCGACGTGATCTACGCCTACCTGGAAGAATACAAGCGGCAGGGCGAGCGCGAGGGGTTGAGCCCCGAACGGATCGTCGTGACGGGCAACCCCATCGTGGACGTGCTCTCCCGCTACTACTTCGGTCGGCGGGAACATTTCGAGGCGGTGGCCTCCCCGGGATTCTTCCAGGCGCGCGGTCTCCGGCGCCATCACTACTATCTGATGACCTGCCACCGGCGGGAGAACGTCCAGGACAGGGCGGCGTTAGCGCGGGTCCTGGCCCTGGCCGGCGCGGCCGACGCGCCTGTCTACTTCGCCGCCAGCTATCGGACACAGCGCATGATCAAGACCTTCGGGCTGACGCTGCCGGAGACCGTCATCCTGGCCGATCCGATCGGCTACGAAGAGTTCCTCACCCTGATGACGAACTCGCGCGGTGTCTTCACCGATTCGGGCACCGTGGTCGAGGAGGCCTGCATCCTCCAGGTCCCGTCGGTGCAGATGCGTCGATCCACGGAGCGGCCCCAGGTCTATGACGTCGGGGCGTGCGTGAAGTTCGATCCGGGCGATGCCGCCGGGTTTTCGGTGGAGGCGGTCCTCGACCGGCTGACGCGCCTCCGGGGGAAGACCTGGCCCAACCCCTTCGGCGACGGTCGGGCCTCCGAGCGGATTGTCGACGATCTGGCGGCCAGGCTCTCCTCCGGGAGGTTCGCCGGCCATCGCCCGCAGGATTACCCGATGGATGTGAGCCGGGCCTACCGTGGGGATGGGCTGTAG
- a CDS encoding glycosyltransferase family 4 protein codes for MRVIILTQHYKPEPLPKAHELAEGLAVRGHQVTVITGFPNYPTGRLYDGYRIRPWTVQTIDGVRVVRLALYPDHSASALRRLANYGSFMAMAAVLGPIFAGPADAMFVIHPPLTIAIPAYVIGRLRHVPYVFAVGDLWPEAIVAAGMLREGLPVRMLRRLARFAYRHAAVVAPVTSAIGEHLAAAGVPRARLRVIPDWVDEVLYRPLPPDPALAAQLGVAGRFTVMFAGQIGIVQHLSTVVEAAALLGDHPDVRFVIVGDGVDRARLIRDVEARRLTNITFPGQRPPEEMPRLLALADVLLVHLSGDPIFRLSVPAKVYAYMACGKPILAALDGAGAEVVRAAGAGLVCPPAQPRALADAVLEFRRLSVATRQEMGRRAREVFLGRYARRVVLDQCEALLARVARDRRQAVTES; via the coding sequence ATGCGGGTCATCATCCTCACCCAGCACTACAAGCCGGAGCCGCTGCCCAAAGCCCACGAGCTCGCCGAGGGACTTGCCGTCCGCGGTCACCAGGTGACGGTCATCACCGGCTTCCCCAACTATCCTACAGGCCGGCTGTACGACGGGTATCGGATCCGTCCCTGGACGGTTCAGACGATCGACGGCGTGCGCGTCGTCCGGCTCGCCCTCTATCCAGATCACAGCGCCTCGGCCCTGCGCCGTCTGGCCAACTACGGATCGTTCATGGCCATGGCCGCCGTACTCGGTCCAATTTTCGCCGGGCCGGCAGACGCGATGTTCGTCATTCATCCGCCGCTGACCATCGCCATCCCGGCGTATGTCATCGGACGGCTGCGCCATGTGCCCTACGTCTTCGCCGTGGGCGATCTCTGGCCCGAGGCAATCGTCGCCGCGGGTATGCTGCGCGAGGGCCTCCCCGTGCGGATGCTCCGGCGTCTGGCGCGGTTCGCCTACCGGCACGCCGCGGTGGTGGCGCCGGTGACTTCCGCGATCGGAGAGCACCTGGCCGCAGCGGGCGTCCCCCGCGCCAGACTCCGGGTCATCCCGGACTGGGTAGACGAGGTGCTCTACCGGCCCCTCCCGCCGGACCCGGCCCTGGCGGCGCAGCTGGGCGTGGCCGGCCGATTCACCGTGATGTTCGCCGGACAGATCGGGATTGTGCAGCACCTGTCCACGGTGGTCGAGGCCGCCGCGCTCCTGGGCGATCATCCGGACGTGCGGTTCGTGATCGTCGGGGACGGCGTGGACCGGGCCCGCCTGATCCGAGACGTGGAAGCCAGGAGACTGACGAACATCACCTTTCCCGGACAGCGGCCGCCGGAGGAGATGCCGCGCCTGCTGGCGCTGGCCGACGTGCTGCTGGTGCATCTCAGCGGAGATCCGATCTTTCGCCTGAGCGTGCCGGCGAAGGTCTACGCCTACATGGCCTGCGGCAAGCCGATCCTGGCTGCCCTCGACGGCGCGGGCGCCGAGGTCGTGCGCGCCGCCGGAGCCGGACTGGTCTGCCCGCCGGCGCAGCCGCGCGCCCTGGCTGATGCGGTGCTGGAATTCCGCCGCCTGTCTGTGGCGACGAGACAGGAGATGGGACGGCGCGCCAGGGAAGTGTTCCTGGGCCGGTATGCCCGGCGCGTCGTCCTGGATCAGTGCGAGGCGCTGCTGGCGCGCGTGGCGCGGGACCGACGACAGGCGGTGACGGAAAGTTGA
- a CDS encoding NAD-dependent epimerase/dehydratase family protein, with amino-acid sequence MRRLNRGTVLRLLADTLLVNTALVLAYTLRLVIYVLAVNPPGVRWLITEEARHLAFLSPVLTLLALAIFALSGFYTYGRVYRGRYKAVVVAQAVTLIYILLALLSYLRVVPAVPRGIWIGGWLLTLLFVGGARVLAVAWAEVSHREARLLRLREDASVRRVLVIGGAGYVGSALVRQLLDRGYGVRVLDMLLYGDQAMRELRAHPNFEFLQGDFRNVEAVVRAMQDVDAVAHLGAIVGDPAGDLEPQVTLEVNVAATRLIAEVARGVGVRRFVFTSTCSVYGASDGLLDERSPVNAISLYAKSKLDSEAILLGMTDGQFSPVILRLGTLYGLSYRPRFDLVVNLLAAQAVLEHRITIVDGDQWRPFVHVEDAARAILRCLEVPATLIAGQVFNVGATAENYQIKDLGAMIMALVPGTEVRTRESGGERRNYRVSCDKIARTLGYRPLRTVRDGIAEIKGAIERGEIQDYTASEYSNYKFLSQARAALVRTEGAPPAQVGP; translated from the coding sequence ATGCGCAGACTCAACCGGGGGACCGTGCTGCGGCTGCTGGCGGACACGCTGCTGGTGAACACCGCGCTGGTGCTGGCTTACACGTTACGCCTTGTCATTTACGTGCTGGCCGTGAATCCGCCCGGGGTGCGGTGGCTGATCACCGAGGAGGCACGGCACCTCGCTTTCCTGAGCCCGGTCCTCACCCTTTTGGCCCTGGCCATTTTCGCCCTCAGCGGTTTCTACACGTACGGCCGCGTCTACCGGGGCCGGTACAAGGCCGTCGTCGTCGCTCAGGCGGTTACCCTGATTTACATACTGCTGGCCTTGTTGTCGTACTTGCGGGTGGTCCCGGCCGTTCCGCGCGGAATCTGGATCGGCGGGTGGCTGCTGACCCTGCTGTTCGTCGGCGGGGCACGGGTACTCGCGGTCGCCTGGGCTGAGGTGTCGCACCGCGAGGCACGGCTGCTCCGGCTGCGGGAGGATGCGTCCGTCCGGCGGGTGCTGGTTATCGGCGGAGCCGGGTACGTCGGCTCGGCGCTGGTGCGCCAGTTGCTGGACCGTGGGTATGGCGTTCGTGTCCTGGACATGTTGCTGTACGGCGATCAGGCGATGCGCGAGTTGCGGGCGCACCCCAATTTTGAGTTCCTCCAGGGTGACTTCCGCAATGTGGAGGCGGTCGTTCGGGCCATGCAGGATGTGGACGCCGTGGCCCACCTCGGAGCGATCGTCGGGGATCCGGCCGGAGACCTGGAACCCCAGGTCACCCTCGAGGTCAACGTCGCCGCGACGCGGCTGATCGCCGAGGTGGCCCGGGGCGTTGGCGTCCGGCGGTTCGTCTTCACCTCCACCTGCAGCGTGTACGGAGCGAGTGACGGCCTGCTGGATGAACGGTCTCCCGTTAACGCCATCTCCCTGTACGCCAAGTCGAAACTGGATTCCGAGGCCATCCTCCTGGGCATGACCGACGGACAGTTCTCACCGGTGATTCTGCGGCTGGGGACCCTCTACGGCCTCTCCTATCGCCCGCGCTTCGACCTGGTGGTCAACCTGCTGGCGGCCCAGGCCGTACTGGAGCACCGGATCACCATCGTGGACGGCGACCAGTGGCGTCCTTTCGTGCACGTCGAGGACGCGGCACGCGCCATCCTGCGCTGCCTGGAAGTGCCGGCCACGCTGATCGCAGGGCAGGTGTTCAACGTCGGGGCCACGGCGGAGAACTACCAGATCAAGGATCTCGGCGCCATGATCATGGCTCTGGTCCCGGGCACCGAAGTGCGCACGCGGGAAAGCGGGGGGGAACGGCGCAACTACCGGGTCTCCTGCGACAAGATTGCCCGGACCCTCGGTTACCGACCGCTGCGGACGGTACGCGACGGAATCGCGGAGATCAAGGGCGCGATCGAACGAGGCGAAATCCAGGATTACACGGCCAGCGAGTACAGCAACTACAAGTTCCTTTCCCAGGCCCGCGCCGCTTTGGTGCGCACCGAGGGGGCGCCCCCGGCGCAGGTCGGTCCGTGA
- a CDS encoding sugar phosphate nucleotidyltransferase, with protein MKAIIPVAGYGTRLRPHTHTQPKALMHVAGKPILAHIIDELAAVGVDEIVLVVGYLGEKIEAFARQRYGHLRLHFVVQEEPLGNGHAVYVARAHLDGSPVVLIFGDTIIKGDLAGLLARRESLAGVKPVDDPRRLGVVEVDARGRIRRFIEKPEHPTSNLALIGVYHIWNSAALAAALERLVREDRRVRGEFWLADGLQLMVDAGEPMGTFPIDHWYDCGTAESLLAANHELLEMVPPHPPRAADATVVIPPSYVSPAAEISGSVIGPYVSIAEGARVTHSVIRDSIVNAYAEVADALLERSIVGERAVVKGRPARVNVGDSSAIELT; from the coding sequence GTGAAAGCGATCATCCCCGTGGCCGGGTACGGCACGCGGCTGCGGCCCCATACCCACACCCAGCCCAAGGCCCTGATGCACGTGGCCGGCAAGCCCATCCTGGCCCACATCATCGACGAGCTGGCCGCCGTGGGCGTGGACGAGATCGTCCTCGTCGTGGGCTACCTGGGGGAGAAGATCGAGGCCTTCGCCCGCCAGCGGTACGGCCACCTCCGCCTGCACTTCGTGGTGCAGGAGGAGCCGCTGGGCAACGGCCATGCCGTCTACGTGGCGCGGGCGCACCTGGACGGCTCGCCCGTGGTCCTGATCTTCGGCGACACGATCATCAAGGGCGACCTGGCCGGGCTCCTCGCCCGGCGGGAGTCGCTGGCCGGGGTAAAGCCGGTGGACGATCCCCGGCGTCTGGGCGTGGTGGAGGTGGACGCGCGGGGCCGGATCAGGCGGTTCATCGAGAAGCCCGAGCACCCCACCTCCAATCTGGCCCTGATCGGCGTCTACCACATCTGGAACTCCGCGGCGCTGGCCGCGGCGCTGGAGCGGCTGGTGCGCGAGGACCGGCGGGTCCGGGGGGAGTTCTGGCTGGCCGACGGATTGCAGCTGATGGTGGACGCCGGCGAGCCGATGGGGACCTTCCCCATCGACCACTGGTACGACTGCGGGACGGCGGAGTCGCTGCTGGCGGCCAACCACGAGCTGCTGGAGATGGTCCCCCCGCACCCCCCGCGGGCCGCCGACGCCACCGTGGTCATCCCCCCGTCCTATGTGAGCCCGGCGGCGGAGATCAGCGGGTCGGTCATCGGCCCCTACGTCTCCATCGCCGAAGGCGCCCGCGTCACTCACTCGGTGATCCGCGACTCCATCGTCAACGCCTACGCCGAGGTGGCGGACGCCCTGCTGGAACGCTCCATCGTCGGCGAACGGGCCGTGGTCAAGGGCCGGCCCGCCCGGGTCAACGTCGGCGACTCCTCGGCCATCGAGCTGACCTGA
- a CDS encoding nucleotidyltransferase domain-containing protein: protein MISEDHSNARAPLPRAAETDRALAEVARRHDVRLVIAFGSRAKGKVHPGSDLDLAVLVDRPADHREEDLGADLQALFPDRIVDVVWLHRADPLLAWEITRAGRLLYGERSEWTRYAIYAWRRFVDYMRFFDLEADAVERGVARLRHAR from the coding sequence ATGATCTCCGAAGATCACTCTAATGCCCGGGCGCCGCTCCCAAGGGCGGCAGAGACGGACCGGGCGCTGGCCGAGGTGGCGCGGCGTCACGACGTCCGCCTCGTCATCGCCTTCGGCTCACGGGCGAAGGGGAAGGTCCATCCGGGTAGCGATCTTGATCTCGCCGTGCTGGTGGACAGACCTGCCGACCACAGGGAAGAGGATCTGGGCGCCGACCTGCAGGCGCTCTTTCCCGACCGGATCGTCGACGTGGTCTGGTTGCATCGCGCAGACCCCCTGCTGGCGTGGGAGATCACGCGGGCTGGCCGGCTGCTCTACGGAGAGCGGAGCGAGTGGACACGGTACGCTATCTACGCCTGGCGCCGATTCGTGGACTACATGCGGTTCTTTGACCTCGAGGCCGACGCCGTAGAGCGGGGCGTCGCCCGCCTGCGCCATGCCCGTTGA
- a CDS encoding DUF86 domain-containing protein, which produces MPVDRILVTRKIALILEDLKDLEPLRRLPATEFLASRTHRLVAERLLERIIGRMIDINYHLITEVAGLPPKDFYESFVRLAALGVLSPDLAAALAPAAGLRNRLAHEYNEIDYRKIHEAIGRILEQVGPYLEAVRGFVEGLSD; this is translated from the coding sequence ATGCCCGTTGACCGGATCCTGGTCACGCGGAAGATCGCCCTGATCCTTGAAGATCTGAAAGATCTGGAGCCTCTGCGCAGGCTGCCGGCAACGGAGTTCCTCGCCAGCAGGACGCATCGGCTGGTAGCCGAGCGACTGCTCGAGCGGATCATCGGCCGCATGATCGACATCAACTATCATCTGATCACCGAGGTGGCCGGGCTGCCGCCGAAGGATTTCTACGAGTCGTTCGTCAGGTTGGCCGCCCTCGGCGTCCTGTCACCGGACCTGGCCGCCGCCTTGGCCCCGGCGGCCGGTCTGAGGAATCGCCTGGCCCACGAGTACAACGAGATCGACTATCGGAAGATCCATGAGGCGATCGGCCGCATCCTGGAGCAGGTCGGGCCGTATCTGGAGGCGGTGCGGGGGTTCGTGGAGGGTTTGTCTGATTGA
- the rplM gene encoding 50S ribosomal protein L13: protein MKTMLPREYRRTRRWYVVDADGQVLGRLATRVAALLRGKHKALFTPHLDAGDGVIVVNAEKVRVTGRKAERKIVYRHSGYPGGLKARTLGSLLKTRPERVITDAVRGMLPQTPLGDRMIRRLKVYRGAEHPHRAQQPAMVSETR, encoded by the coding sequence ATGAAAACGATGTTGCCCCGGGAGTACCGCCGGACGCGGCGCTGGTACGTCGTGGACGCCGACGGGCAGGTCCTCGGCCGGCTGGCCACGCGGGTGGCCGCGTTGCTGCGCGGCAAGCACAAGGCGCTGTTCACGCCGCATCTGGACGCCGGCGACGGCGTGATCGTGGTAAACGCGGAGAAGGTCCGGGTGACCGGGCGCAAGGCCGAGCGCAAGATCGTCTACCGGCACAGCGGCTATCCGGGAGGGCTGAAGGCCCGGACGCTGGGCAGTCTGCTCAAGACCAGGCCGGAGCGGGTCATCACCGACGCGGTGCGGGGAATGCTGCCCCAGACGCCGCTGGGCGACCGGATGATCCGCCGGCTCAAGGTCTACCGGGGCGCCGAGCACCCGCACCGGGCGCAGCAGCCGGCGATGGTTTCGGAGACGAGGTGA
- the rpsI gene encoding 30S ribosomal protein S9 gives MAVETVASGTGRRKNAVARVRLLPGSGKIIVNGKTAQEYFSRPALLTMLEQPLVAAEAQGRFDVVATVVGGGISGQAGALRHGIARALAASDGALRSPLHKAGLLTRDPRMKERKKYGRKRARKGFQYSKR, from the coding sequence GTGGCCGTGGAGACGGTGGCCAGCGGGACCGGACGCCGGAAGAATGCCGTGGCCCGGGTGCGCCTGCTCCCGGGCAGCGGCAAGATCATCGTCAACGGCAAGACGGCCCAGGAGTATTTTTCCCGTCCGGCGCTGCTGACCATGCTGGAACAGCCGCTGGTTGCCGCCGAGGCCCAGGGCCGGTTCGACGTTGTGGCCACGGTCGTCGGCGGCGGCATCTCCGGCCAGGCCGGCGCGCTGCGCCACGGGATCGCCCGGGCCCTGGCCGCCTCCGACGGCGCGCTGCGGTCGCCGCTGCACAAGGCCGGGCTGCTCACCCGGGATCCCCGGATGAAGGAGCGCAAGAAGTACGGGCGCAAGCGCGCGCGGAAGGGGTTCCAGTACTCGAAGCGGTAA
- a CDS encoding LysM peptidoglycan-binding domain-containing protein, translated as MRNALAATLLPLVLTALLAAAGPAFGGPVTHVVRPGENLFRIALRYGVTVEAIARANGIVDPERIRAGLVLTIPASSMRPAALTSAAAARPGIPRAAAVARSYRVQRGDTLFAIARRFDTTVAALQATNGLRSELIHPGQVLTIPGERPVPSTPGAPRPPATAPSRPAPRPFRTPLSVEVGDEVRAAQALRLRSGPKSYLVAITLVAPETPLRVLARTDGWYQVRLPDGDEGWVRDDELRTLPRATPAPAALVRGADIVRDAMRYLGVPYRWGGTSAQSVDCSGFVYLIFGARLPDLARLRSYDYFRMGTPVKSEDLLPGDLVFFTTYAPGPSHVGIYIGDGRFIHASSGARRVVVSPLADAYYAARYLGARRLLAP; from the coding sequence ATGCGCAACGCTCTGGCCGCCACGCTCCTCCCGCTCGTCCTCACCGCCCTCCTGGCGGCGGCCGGGCCCGCCTTCGGCGGTCCGGTCACTCACGTCGTGCGCCCGGGCGAGAACCTCTTCCGCATCGCCCTGCGCTATGGGGTCACGGTCGAGGCGATCGCTCGGGCCAACGGCATCGTCGATCCGGAGCGCATCCGGGCCGGCCTGGTCCTCACCATTCCCGCATCCTCGATGCGCCCGGCGGCGTTGACCTCCGCGGCCGCCGCGCGCCCCGGTATCCCCAGGGCCGCGGCCGTCGCCCGCTCCTACCGCGTCCAGCGCGGCGATACGCTCTTCGCCATCGCCCGGCGCTTCGACACCACGGTGGCCGCGTTGCAGGCGACCAACGGGCTGCGCTCGGAGCTCATCCACCCCGGCCAGGTCCTGACGATCCCCGGCGAGCGCCCGGTGCCGTCCACCCCCGGCGCGCCGCGGCCGCCGGCGACGGCGCCCTCCCGTCCGGCGCCGCGCCCCTTCCGGACCCCGCTCTCCGTGGAGGTCGGCGATGAGGTCCGGGCCGCGCAGGCGCTGCGGCTGCGCAGCGGTCCGAAGTCGTACCTCGTGGCCATCACGCTGGTCGCTCCGGAGACGCCGCTGCGGGTGCTGGCCCGCACCGACGGCTGGTACCAGGTGCGGCTGCCGGACGGCGACGAGGGGTGGGTGAGGGACGACGAACTGCGCACCCTCCCGCGCGCGACGCCGGCCCCCGCCGCCCTCGTCCGCGGCGCGGACATTGTGCGGGACGCGATGCGCTACCTCGGCGTGCCCTACCGCTGGGGCGGGACCTCCGCGCAGAGCGTGGACTGCTCCGGCTTCGTCTACCTCATCTTCGGGGCGCGCCTGCCGGATCTGGCGCGCCTGCGCTCCTACGATTACTTCCGGATGGGGACGCCGGTGAAGAGCGAAGACCTCCTGCCGGGCGACCTGGTATTCTTCACCACCTATGCGCCCGGGCCGTCCCACGTGGGCATCTACATCGGCGACGGGAGGTTCATCCACGCCTCCTCGGGTGCCCGCCGGGTGGTCGTCTCGCCGCTGGCCGACGCCTACTACGCCGCCCGCTACCTCGGCGCGCGCCGCCTGCTCGCCCCCTGA
- a CDS encoding cyclic 2,3-diphosphoglycerate synthase has translation MGQPRSSAVRRVLILGAGGRDFHNFNVFFRTRPEYEVVGFTATQIPALEGRVYPPALAGERYPQGIPIYPEEDLERLIREHRVDDVVFAYSDVSHEHVMHLASRAAACGASFLLLGPRDTMLASRVPVVSIGAARTGAGKSQTTRRVAAVLKRFGRRVAVIRHPMAYGDFVRQRAQRFATLEDLDRYDATIEEREEYEPHLLQGTIVYAGVDYAEVLARAEAEAEVIVWDGGNNDFPFLRPSLHIVVLDPHRAGHELRYHPGETNLRMADVLVINKVDTARPDDVMVVRANAARVNPRAVIVEAASPVSVDDPALIRGRRVLVVEDGPTLTHGGMAFGAATLAARNHGARELVDPRPHAVGSIREVFEEYRHLGPVLPAMGYGPEQVRELRETIERAGAEVVVIGTPVDLRRLMTLAAPAVRVRYELEERTRPDLEDILREWQEGR, from the coding sequence GTGGGACAGCCCAGGTCGTCGGCGGTCCGTCGCGTCCTCATCCTCGGCGCCGGAGGGCGCGACTTCCACAACTTCAACGTCTTCTTCCGGACGCGGCCGGAGTACGAGGTGGTGGGCTTCACCGCCACGCAGATCCCGGCCCTCGAGGGCCGCGTCTATCCGCCGGCGCTGGCCGGGGAGCGCTATCCGCAGGGCATTCCCATCTACCCCGAGGAGGACCTGGAGCGGCTGATCCGCGAGCACCGGGTGGACGACGTGGTCTTCGCCTACAGCGACGTCTCCCACGAGCACGTGATGCACCTGGCCAGCCGGGCCGCGGCCTGCGGCGCCTCCTTCCTCCTGCTCGGTCCCCGGGACACGATGCTGGCGTCCAGGGTGCCGGTGGTGAGCATCGGCGCGGCGCGGACCGGCGCCGGGAAGAGCCAGACCACCCGCCGCGTGGCGGCCGTCCTGAAGCGGTTCGGCCGGCGCGTCGCGGTCATCCGCCACCCCATGGCCTACGGGGATTTCGTCCGTCAGCGCGCCCAGCGCTTCGCCACGCTGGAGGACCTGGATCGCTACGACGCCACCATCGAGGAGCGCGAAGAGTACGAACCGCACCTGCTGCAGGGGACCATTGTCTATGCCGGCGTGGACTACGCCGAGGTGCTGGCCCGGGCCGAAGCCGAGGCGGAGGTCATCGTCTGGGACGGCGGGAACAACGACTTCCCCTTCCTGCGCCCGTCCCTGCACATCGTCGTCCTGGATCCCCACCGCGCCGGGCACGAACTCCGCTACCACCCCGGAGAGACCAACCTGCGCATGGCGGACGTCCTGGTCATCAACAAGGTGGACACGGCGCGGCCGGACGACGTGATGGTCGTGCGCGCCAACGCCGCCCGGGTGAATCCGCGGGCCGTGATCGTCGAGGCCGCCTCCCCGGTCAGCGTCGACGACCCCGCACTCATCCGCGGCCGGCGGGTCCTCGTCGTGGAGGACGGCCCCACCCTGACCCACGGGGGGATGGCCTTCGGCGCGGCCACCCTGGCCGCCCGCAACCACGGGGCCAGAGAGCTCGTCGATCCACGCCCGCATGCGGTGGGCAGCATCCGCGAGGTGTTCGAGGAGTACCGGCACCTGGGGCCGGTGCTGCCGGCGATGGGGTACGGCCCGGAGCAGGTGCGCGAACTGCGGGAGACGATCGAGCGGGCCGGGGCGGAGGTCGTGGTGATCGGCACGCCGGTGGATCTGCGCCGCCTGATGACGCTGGCCGCCCCGGCCGTCCGGGTGCGTTACGAGCTGGAGGAGCGGACCCGCCCGGACCTCGAGGACATCCTGCGGGAGTGGCAGGAGGGACGTTGA